From one Henningerozyma blattae CBS 6284 chromosome 1, complete genome genomic stretch:
- the TBLA0A02280 gene encoding uncharacterized protein (similar to Saccharomyces cerevisiae YMR187C; ancestral locus Anc_6.270) has protein sequence MLSLPGLFKKNYTCWICLESSKSDSSWFNHTCGCKIQLHKKCYIRWLYSLNKKLVTQPICTLEMDDLIILELKKKCTYLIDDNNELNTDISIGEVLLATPILGDYMISLTTMPLSVGATLVGFRKVIPFTTSELMYPPIRHGDCPQCKKPVISRRITYSRGSILLKTISILRKFSRIVATGALMEFFLLNGSRWWFKIGLGQLRLLFPEKVLKHLLSISTTKALDVYSDSLSGLAGLSETTNFIILGLPLYLTSLCGLRSPLSIVEWIWPVIVSFKARSYSNEPRNIIYRTILGTKLMVMSYRLFIHPALNSIYKKFVKMDKLYYADFEQDEPKDMTNVIIKTSWYDSLTQAFIWPWIGSYLGDKLFDSLIYTQRKFNFSFPFSSTPAETQMVFRFLGCGVAVLGKDLIKLYASYVRMKELEDLTNVIENTCKL, from the coding sequence ATGTTAAGTCTTCCAGGCCTCTTTAAAAAGAACTATACATGTTGGATATGCCTAGAAAGTTCTAAGTCTGATTCTTCATGGTTTAACCATACTTGCGGATGCAAGATTCAATTGCATAAAAAGTGCTATATTAGATGGCTATATAGCCTTAATAAAAAGTTAGTTACACAACCAATATGCACACTAGAAATGGATGATTTGATTATCTTAgagttgaaaaaaaaatgtacaTACCtaattgatgataataatgaattaaatactGATATATCTATTGGTGAAGTATTACTGGCTACTCCAATACTGGGAGATTATATGATATCACTAACGACTATGCCCCTATCGGTAGGTGCTACACTAGTAGGCTTTAGAAAAGTCATTCCTTTTACAACTAGTGAATTAATGTATCCTCCAATTAGGCATGGAGATTGCCCTCAGTGCAAAAAACCTGTTATTTCTAGACGCATTACATACTCAAGAGGctctatattattaaaaactaTATCGATATTGAGAAAATTTTCTCGTATTGTTGCTACAGGGGCTCTAAtggaatttttcttattaaaTGGTAGTAGATGGTGGTTTAAAATAGGGCTTGGACAATTAAGGCTACTATTCCCAGAAAAAGTTTTGAAGCACCTTCTAAGTATAAGTACTACAAAGGCATTAGATGTATACAGTGACTCCTTGAGTGGACTAGCTGGCTTATCAGAAACTaccaattttattatactaGGTCTCCCACTTTATTTAACCAGCCTTTGCGGGCTAAGATCTCCACTAAGCATTGTTGAATGGATTTGGCCCGTTATAGTTTCATTCAAAGCAAGAAGTTATAGTAATGAACCGAGGAATATAATCTATAGAACAATTTTAGGCACTAAGTTGATGGTCATGTCGTACAGACTATTTATTCACCCAGCTTTGAAtagtatatataaaaaatttgtcaAGATggataaattatattatgcGGACTTTGAACAGGATGAACCTAAAGATATGACTAAtgtaattattaaaacatcGTGGTATGATTCACTCACTCAGGCATTCATTTGGCCATGGATTGGCTCATATCTGGGTGATAAGCTATTTGATTCACTTATATACACTCAACGAAAGTTCAATTTCTCTTTTCCATTTTCCTCAACACCAGCTGAAACACAGATGGTTTTTAGATTCCTAGGATGTGGAGTAGCAGTGTTGGGTAAAGACTTAATAAAACTATATGCTTCATATGTTAGAATGAAAGAATTAGAGGATTTAACTAATGTTATTGAGAACACATGTAAGctatag
- the SRP68 gene encoding signal recognition particle subunit SRP68 (similar to Saccharomyces cerevisiae SRP68 (YPL243W); ancestral locus Anc_6.271): protein MVHFSPLGATFGVRVDQLMETSKDYFKYHDKLNRKLQKLRHRFSLTTKDTKKYSAKCKYPEFSSKDFEKDPLAGTLVLLHSERDLALVETLKLRARERGHLKKSEKKVLSTRLKKIQKTNEKLLNMSVNEKIWSIRIQYLIYSKLAHVEYLLYGKYSKTNKQGLISNLLALSFAALLHLEQLNLLDSTLVEWIKSRYEYTLKQHAQGVFSSIDVLNFIKKQVSETNKDDELVQLLLNNGYDTTLPSNVQESTKSKNIPTEINWRAFTAKIRDMSVAESINTAKTLKVKNITDYDSKLLKWQLALERQESYINNHDESNDDMDVDEEEEFDQILLAYIKYNILSTSISRDNFLFIQLLKQWSNLSTSSTSFASKLNKFKEIERIVKNLSKFLQDIMELPGVYSDDDLLAQLDLAKTYYQCYLSSVCLGQLYQTKGKYLDSLALHVDAQQKIDSKLKTAGDFQEIIVSKDLLSQKKLDILRNSIKDSWNSIIALAEYEKKMNQPHADSKYKPSIIESVSANRVIKPTDIKLDNLFPVRPKLKPTGAKPTLFDLAFNYLSYEDESAKCHIEKSPNRSSTSSITQNENQESSAKGDEPAKPRRFLGLFGR, encoded by the coding sequence atggTTCATTTTTCACCATTGGGCGCCACTTTTGGTGTTCGTGTCGATCAATTAATGGAAACTTCAAAAGactattttaaatatcatGATAAGTTAAACAGAAAGTTACAAAAATTGAGACACCGTTTTAGTTTAACAACAAAGGATACCAAGAAATATTCAGCTAAATGTAAATATCCAGAATTCTCATCtaaagattttgaaaaagatcCATTGGCTGGTACTCTAGTTTTATTACATTCTGAAAGAGACTTGGCATTAGTGGAAACTCTAAAACTAAGAGCTAGAGAACGTGGccatttaaagaaaagtGAAAAGAAAGTATTATCTACaagattaaagaaaattcagaaaacaaatgaaaaattgttGAACATGTCcgttaatgaaaaaatttggtCAATTCgtattcaatatttaatttattcgAAATTAGCTCATGTAGAATATTTACTGTATGGTAAATATTCgaaaacaaataaacagGGCTTAATTTCTAACCTCCTAGCTTTATCATTTGCTGCTCTTTTACATTTGgaacaattgaatttgttAGATTCTACTTTAGTTGAATGGATCAAATCTAGATATGAATATACTTTAAAGCAGCATGCTCAAGGCGTATTCTCTTCAATTGATGTATTGAATTTCATAAAGAAACAAGTTTCAGAGACtaataaagatgatgaattagtCCAATTATTGCTTAATAATGGTTATGATACCACTTTACCATCCAATGTACAAGAATCCActaaatctaaaaatatcCCAACCGAAATTAATTGGAGAGCATTTACTGCAAAAATTAGAGATATGAGTGTTGCTGAATCAATTAATACAGCCAAAACattaaaagttaaaaacATTACTGATTATGATTCAAAGTTATTAAAATGGCAACTTGCCCTAGAGAGACAAGAATCTTATATTAACAATCATGATGAATCAAATGATGACATGGACgttgatgaagaagaagagtttgatcaaattttattggcttatattaaatataacatTTTATCCACTTCTATTTCGCGTgataatttcttatttataCAATTATTGAAACAATGGTCCAATTTATCTACAAGTTCCACTTCTTTTGCTTCtaagttaaataaatttaaagagaTTGAAAGAATTGTCAAGAACTTATCTAAATTTCTACAAGATATTATGGAATTACCGGGTGTTTATTCTGATGACGACTTACTGGCACAATTAGATTTAGCAAAGACTTATTATCAATGCTATCTAAGCTCTGTATGCTTGGGTCAATTATACCAAACTAAGGGTAAATACTTGGATTCTTTAGCTCTACATGTGGATGCTCAGCAAAAAATAGATTCTAAATTGAAAACAGCGGGAGattttcaagaaataattgTATCAAAGGATCTACTGTcgcaaaaaaaattagatataCTAAGGAACTCTATCAAGGACTCATGGAATAGTATTATTGCTTTGGCAGAatatgaaaagaaaatgaaccAACCTCATGCtgattcaaaatataaaccTTCCATAATAGAATCTGTTTCTGCTAATAGAGTTATTAAACCCACTGACATTAAGCTGGATAATCTGTTCCCAGTGAGACCAAAATTGAAGCCAACTGGTGCAAAGCCTACACTATTCGATTTAGCGTTCAATTATTTATCCTATGAAGATGAATCTGCCAAATGTCACATTGAAAAATCTCCTAACCGTTCCAGTACAAGTAGCATAACTCAAAATGAAAACCAGGAATCCTCAGCTAAAGGTGATGAACCAGCTAAACCACGTAGATTTTTAGGTCTCTTCGGTCGCTAA
- the IQG1 gene encoding Iqg1p (similar to Saccharomyces cerevisiae IQG1 (YPL242C); ancestral locus Anc_6.269), with amino-acid sequence MVALNGSPTRSTNNAFINRYIETLGDSNNQDSSPLKQLSTSKVNSNNLFSNIKSHHDQTQLESDKENTPISSPIRTKSESPFKSNLFMLNDSKNNLLNNTNSTLKTQSKKGSSPFQNITNTERVTPSKLTATTATSNKLTSSVKKNPFITNDETNSLNSTTLRKQLFDVSKLTKEETKYYEFLCRVGEIKKWIEQVIDEKLPSEVDMCTGDCMRNGIYLAKVTQKINPNLVSSVYIGNNKLEFKHTQNINAFFSLTELVGVPDSFRFELQDLYNKKDLPQVFESIHILISMINRKWPNQTPKLTNLSGTLNFTKEDFKKCRRAWPRIRDFKSLNASPDSSPISKQSDSPISKGLISDFSNYKRIKSADFENKNLMLEEHEGPRVSPSKLKKSPARLFKKSNVKEAIVQTEYDTEIEEELSETDKEVEDEQEEKQLQKSKRIFKKDDITMDSEDKEEXXXEEEEEEEEEEEEEEEEEEEEEEEVEEGDRAFKSKLNVKKLGENNNEKSTSNIYIETPKISRKFESSLLNYTQSKFLSSPIELKYTPRNSSYNYSPKYSVEELSSPHKDIDISPTRTMRYSYHSPNISRYLAHDSDYYLKRSQERAKELFNRQHRNYMPAEYSKPTVTEADINEYSPRKRQKMTEVEFLEEVVRFQSLTKGVNLRFNIQMKLRLAKLFEREIILIQSNFRGAQARSKLTSNFPKVINSNILNDIISFQTYLRSNNARNHLDKLRFNLLKKEYMIIRLQSLVKSNITRAHIKQELERNNSASKPLKMLQGLIRGEQYRKSTKLHKLLGQKTYAIISILQAHIRANKIRIPIESNISKILTYGNTTIPKVQAILRGKKINKHFSKELHNSSLYDESYKALSGILRGRLTRRKYMSLQFNSQDNLGGFEKLQARVRGILVRYALDLVDDIVEYYNVAQLQAYIKGKNLRKGRESRKKFFLRNERSIIMIQNHIRSHLQRSAYQDLMLSPNPSLWSVRRYAHLLNGQGSIEDVQNELEKAQAGLDSENVRKEKIANDIRQQLDIAEVLEKFRLGGGLWNSINNIKIPKSKYPGFEKLFYLLQVDPTYWKTLYSKDPSFVESNIYVTFSTVNQRMGEREKMYFIKLVGEILHNEMLDTRSIKSFLSSDNHFWQQLLKTFLQREHSQSFSLFLPILNYIAEANIQFVSDPSIIYKNIHGHQAASRSIAIEDEKTKVQFIQNLRNLWHVVELIAEIFTKKIKSVPIEVKFICTKIFSDIADRNAGEKDSLRAIAKVLINSFVFEFLSKRNEFGYVDSSPHKMEEKISIVMHALTTVFSLKRFNGYYDPLNQYADEIRPLIDNVLYNSLIDPVYEQRIDRLIYSDMVVDRPRLEILTDKVVSISDRFLENAAYFDENDAIHDILKLCVSDRKVSKSGRIILELNASSYRFLVSDDKTRKVYDKVKRAFIYMMQVEEVDSNLYDLVTSTVLPEDEPTFSKLIEENRIMMNDPLLKKLESPLYFNLKSTCLQMLHELEGMGVIKVSNSKFQNFLNDIANTIKNPAYGINYVTDELKITNDTYRKVLVNNNDLNARLTHLQNSISQSINKIEVRKDQPSSPNKSTFGNIKDAYKKVHSRSTGGTIEVKLTTRQLFEKKVLKSIKGEKVGEHSVKVFGSSGPKFPDITFKISTSDAVHFNIRMVDKRKGPLKKFTDRVDSFAFADLLKTQVGRKVSEWYLFNAKVTFDTSNLLNLVVGSFLK; translated from the coding sequence ATGGTTGCGTTAAATGGATCACCAACACGATCCACAAATAACGCTTTCATCAACAGGTACATTGAAACCCTTGGGGATAGTAATAACCAAGATTCATCTCCATTAAAGCAGCTTTCAACTTCAAAAGTGAATTCAAATAAcctattttcaaatataaaatccCATCATGATCAAACTCAGCTTGAATCAGATAAGGAAAACACGCCTATCTCATCTCCAATAAGAACTAAATCAGAATCACCATTTAAATCTAACCTTTTTATGttaaatgattcaaaaaataatcttttGAATAACACCAATTCCACCTTGAAAACTCAATCCAAGAAGGGATCATCAccttttcaaaatataaccAACACTGAAAGAGTAACTCCGAGCAAGTTAACAGCTACAACAGCTACCTCAAACAAATTAACCTCTAGTGTAAAGAAAAATCCTTTTATTACTAACGATGAAACTAATTCATTAAACTCTACAACTCTCCGTAAGCAATTATTCGATGTCTCCAAATTGACAAAAGAAGAGACAAAATACTATGAATTCTTGTGTCGAGTTGGTGAAATCAAGAAATGGATAGAACAAGTAATCGATGAGAAACTTCCTTCTGAAGTTGATATGTGCACTGGTGATTGTATGAGAAATGGTATTTATCTTGCTAAGGTTACTCAAAAGATCAACCCAAATCTAGTTTCATCTGTATATATTGGAAATAATAAGCTAGAATTTAAGCATACCCAGAATATCAATGccttcttttctttaacaGAACTCGTTGGGGTTCCAGACTCTTTCAGATTTGAACTACAAGatctttataataaaaaagatttgCCACAAGTTTTTGAAAGCattcatattttaatttcaatgatCAATAGAAAATGGCCAAATCAGACCCCTAAATTAACAAATCTTTCTGGTACGTTAAATTTTACAAAGGAAGACTTTAAGAAGTGTAGGAGAGCATGGCCAAGGATTCgtgattttaaatcattaaacGCAAGCCCTGATTCTTCTCCAATAAGCAAACAGAGTGATTCACCAATTTCAAAAGGCTTAATATCAGACTTCAGtaattataaaagaataaaatctgcagattttgaaaataagaATTTAATGTTGGAAGAACATGAAGGGCCAAGAGTGTCTCCAAGCAAGCTGAAAAAAAGTCCTGCTAGGCTATTTAAAAAGAGTAACGTAAAGGAAGCAATAGTCCAAACTGAATATGATActgaaattgaagaagagCTAAGCGAGACAGATAAAGAAGTTGAGGATgaacaagaagaaaagCAGCTGCAAAAATCCAAACGgatattcaaaaaagaCGATATTACTATGGATTCTgaagataaagaagaaNNNNNNNaagaagaagaagaagaagaagaagaagaagaagaagaagaagaagaagaagaagaagaagaagaagaagaagtagAAGAAGGAGATAGGgcatttaaatcaaaactAAATGTGAAAAAATTGGGAGAAAATAACAATGAGAAGAGCACttctaatatatacatagaAACACCAAAAATATCCAGAAAGTTTGAATCAtctttattgaattatacCCAATCTAAATTTTTGTCTTCACctattgaattaaaatataccCCCAGGAATTCTAGTTATAATTATTCTCCTAAATACTCAGTTGAGGAACTTTCTTCCCCTCACAAAGATATTGATATCTCGCCTACCAGAACAATGAGATATAGTTATCATTCTCCAAATATATCCAGATATCTTGCCCATGACTcagattattatttgaagagaAGTCAAGAAAGAGCCAAAGAGCTGTTTAATAGACAACATCGTAATTATATGCCTGCTGAGTACTCCAAACCGACTGTTACAGAAGCTGATATAAATGAATACTCGCCAAGgaaaagacaaaaaatgACAGAGGTTGAGTTTTTAGAAGAGGTTGTAAGGTTCCAAAGTCTTACAAAAGGTGTAAATTTAAgatttaatattcaaatgaaattacGTTTAgctaaattatttgaaaggGAAATCATTTTGATTCAATCCAACTTTCGAGGAGCTCAAGCTAGATCTAAACTTACCTCAAATTTTCCAAAGGTGATAAActctaatattttgaatgatATAATATCCTTCCAAACCTATTTAAGAAGTAATAATGCTAGGAATCATTTAGATAAACTTCgattcaatttattaaaaaaagagtaCATGATTATTCGACTACAATCTCTTGTTAAATCAAACATAACTCGTGCTCATATAAAACAAGAATTggaaagaaataattctgCTTCTAAACCGCTAAAAATGCTGCAGGGTTTAATAAGGGGTGAACAATATCGTAAATCAACAAAACTTCATAAACTCCTAGGTCAAAAAACCTATGCAATAATTTCTATCCTACAGGCACATATAAGagcaaataaaataagaattCCAATAGAatctaatatttcaaaaatctTAACTTATGGAAATACTACTATACCAAAAGTACAAGCAATCCTTAGAGgtaagaaaattaataaacatttttcaaaggAACTACATAATAGTAGTCTGTATGATGAATCATATAAGGCATTATCTGGTATTCTAAGAGGTCGTTTAACACGTAGAAAATATATGTCCTTACAGTTTAATAGTCAGGATAATTTAGGCGGTTTTGAAAAACTACAGGCTAGAGTGAGAGGTATTCTGGTAAGGTACGCCTTGGACTTGGTGGATGACATTgttgaatattataatgTTGCTCAATTACAGGCATATATCAAGGGTAAAAATCTAAGAAAAGGTAGAGAATCACGAAAGAAGTTTTTCTTAAGAAACGAAAGatcaattattatgattCAAAATCATATTAGGTCTCATTTGCAACGTTCTGCTTATCAAGATTTGATGTTATCGCCTAACCCAAGTTTATGGAGTGTGAGGCGCTATGCACATCTACTAAATGGACAAGGGTCTATCGAAGATGTCCAAaatgaattggaaaaagCTCAGGCTGGATTAGATTCAGAGAATGTTCGTAAAGAGAAAATTGCTAATGATATTAGACAGCAACTAGATATTGCAGAAGTCttggaaaaatttagaTTAGGCGGAGGCCTTTGGAATAGCATTAATAACATTAAAATACCCAAATCAAAATACCCTGGGTTTGAGAAACTATTCTATTTGCTACAGGTCGACCCTACATATTGGAAAACTCTGTATTCTAAAGATCCTAGCTTCGTTGAAAGTAACATTTATGTTACATTCAGTACTGTCAATCAGCGAATGGGTGAAAGAGAGAAAATGTATTTCATTAAACTTGTGGGTGAAATATTGCATAATGAAATGCTCGATACGAGATCAATTAAAAGCTTCTTATCATCAGATAATCACTTCTGGCAGCAGTTATTGAAAACATTCTTACAACGAGAACACTCGcaatcattttcattattcctcccaatattaaattatattgcTGAGgcaaatattcaatttgtAAGTGATCCTTCCatcatatataaaaatattcatgGACATCAAGCAGCTAGTCGTTCTATTGCCatagaagatgaaaaaacAAAGGTTCAATTTATTCAGAATTTACGTAATTTATGGCATGTTGTGGAGTTAATTGCTGAAATATTTACGAAGAAAATCAAGAGCGTTCCAATTGAAGTTAAATTTATCTGCACTAAGATATTTAGTGATATTGCCGATCGGAATGCTGGAGAAAAGGATTCGCTAAGAGCAATTGCAaaagttttaattaattcatttgtatttgaatttctttcGAAGAGAAATGAATTTGGCTATGTTGATAGTAGCCCACATAAGATGGAAGAGAAGATAAGTATCGTAATGCATGCATTAACTACAGTATTTTCATTGAAAAGGTTTAATGGGTATTATGATCCTTTAAATCAGTATGCAGATGAAATAAGGCCTTTGATTGATAATGTCCTTTATAATTCTCTGATAGATCCAGTTTATGAGCAGAGAATTGACCGTTTAATCTATTCTGATATGGTTGTTGATAGACCCCGTTTAGAGATTTTAACCGATAAAGTAGTAAGCATATCTGATAGATTCTTAGAAAATGCAGCATATTTCGATGAAAATGATGCTATACATGatattttgaaactttGTGTCTCAGATAGAAAAGTCTCCAAATCTGgtagaattattttagAGCTGAATGCATCGTCTTACAGATTTTTAGTTAGTGATGATAAAACTAGGAAGGTTTATGATAAGGTTAAAAGAgcatttatttatatgatGCAAGTAGAAGAGGTGGACTCCAATTTATATGACTTAGTTACTAGCACTGTACTCCCTGAAGATGAGCCTACTTTTTCGAAATTGAtagaagaaaatagaattatGATGAATGACCCATTGctgaaaaaattagaatcaCCTCTGTATTTCAATTTGAAGAGTACTTGTTTGCAAATGTTGCATGAACTTGAAGGAATGGGTGTCATTAAGGTTTCGAATTCcaaattccaaaattttctaaatgaTATTGCTAATACCATAAAAAATCCAGCTTATGGTATTAATTATGTTACAGATGAgttaaaaattacaaatgatACTTATAGAAAAGTGCTGGTAAATAACAATGATTTGAATGCCAGATTGACTCACCTACAGAATTCAATTTCTCaatctattaataaaattgaagtAAGAAAAGATCAACCTTCTAGTCCAAACAAAAGTACATTTGGGAATATTAAGGATGCTTATAAGAAAGTTCATAGCAGGAGTACTGGTGGTACTATCGAAGTGAAGTTAACGACAAGGCAATTATTTGagaaaaaagttttaaagAGCATCAAAGGTGAGAAAGTTGGTGAACATTCTGTTAAGGTATTCGGTTCGAGTGGGCCCAAATTCCCCGACAttacttttaaaatctCTACATCAGATGCTGTTCATTTCAATATCCGAATGGTAGATAAGAGGAAGGGGCCATTAAAGAAGTTTACTGATAGAGTAGAttcatttgcatttgctgatttattaaaaactCAGGTGGGTAGGAAGGTATCGGAGTGGTATTTATTCAATGCCAAAGTAACTTTTGACACTTCCAATCTATTAAATCTCGTTGTAGGTTCAttcttaaaataa
- the TBLA0A02300 gene encoding uncharacterized protein (similar to Saccharomyces cerevisiae YPL245W; ancestral locus Anc_6.273) has translation MTVVKRRYTRSTDQNNKSSIGNSVKKEFENGKSSFAHSRPRAKREKNDNKTADVSEAMNHLSHVKLSDEQLNLKNKIMDFAKSQLKNYNRNPSSGPSMFVIQGDAGTGKSVILNSLFNEIQKCSFGHSNNKIDDQVLENTSNFLIVNHPEMLKLYLRICKSFKYIPRSSLERPTSLINRLQKDKSMADIVIIDEAHLLSTSKDAFKRFYGENHLQDLLGLSKVLIIVYDSKQALRMGSYWDDDDSNNGSSLSNFYNQINPNQRDWYNLKEQFRVVAPKDVLNWISEISTVGKIPKFPDSAKKRLNYNSDSSDPRDNFDFKIWDDCGAMYEELKKLDAQYGQCRMLATYDFPYRLDGKDYYVTCGDNFKVRWDRYTPKVVTPWSERADTIDEVGSVYTIQGFDLNYAGVILGRSVKYDKLNDCIYLATELYDDRAGFTKKKNINDVDNVKQKIIMNSINVLLTRGVKGLYVYAWDPELRARLADTLKK, from the coding sequence ATGACGGTCGTAAAAAGAAGATACACGAGAAGCACTGaccaaaataataaaagtagCATTGGTAATTCTGTTAAAAaggaatttgaaaatggtAAGAGTTCTTTTGCGCATAGTAGACCTCGTGcaaaaagagaaaagaaTGACAATAAGACTGCTGATGTTTCAGAGGCTATGAATCATCTTTCTCATGTTAAGCTATCTGATGAACAATTGaacttaaaaaataagattATGGATTTTGCGAAGAGCCAgttgaagaattataacAGGAATCCAAGTTCTGGACCTTCTATGTTTGTCATACAAGGAGATGCAGGTACTGGTAAATCAGTTATCTTGAACTCTTTATTCAACGAAATCCAAAAGTGTTCTTTTGGTCacagtaataataaaatagatgATCAGGTTCTTGAAAATACaagtaattttttgatCGTGAATCATCCAGAAATGTTAAAATTGTATTTGCGTATTTGTAAATCGTTCAAGTATATCCCAAGAAGCTCTCTCGAACGTCCTACTTCATTAATTAACAGGTTACAAAAGGATAAATCTATGGCAGATATTGTAATCATTGATGAAGCACACCTATTATCTACCTCTAAGGATGCtttcaaaagattttaTGGTGAAAACCATCTGCAAGATTTATTAGGTTTGAGTAAAgtattaattattgtttATGATTCTAAACAAGCATTAAGAATGGGGTCCTACTGGGATGATGACGATTCTAATAATGGCTCATCACtttctaatttttataaCCAGATTAATCCTAATCAAAGAGATTGGTATAATTTGAAGGAACAGTTTAGAGTAGTAGCACCAAAGGATGTCTTGAATTGGATTTCTGAGATTAGTACGGTGGGGAAAATTCCAAAATTCCCTGACAGTGCTAAAAAGAGATTAAATTATAACTCTGATAGCTCTGACCCTCGAGacaattttgattttaaaatttgggATGATTGTGGAGCAATGtatgaagaattgaaaaaattggatGCCCAATATGGCCAATGTAGAATGCTTGCAACCTATGATTTCCCTTATAGATTGGATGGTAAAGATTACTATGTCACATGTGGTGATAATTTCAAAGTTCGTTGGGATAGATATACCCCAAAGGTTGTTACTCCATGGAGTGAAAGAGCAGATACTATTGATGAAGTTGGAAGTGTTTACACAATCCAAggatttgatttaaattatgCAGGTGTGATTTTAGGTAGATCTGTCAAATATGATAAACTCAATGattgtatatatttagCTACTGAGCTATATGATGATAGAGCAGGGTTTActaagaagaaaaatattaatgatgtTGATAATGTGAAACAAAAGATTATTATGAATAGTATTAATGTATTATTAACTAGGGGGGTTAAAGGTCTGTACGTTTATGCATGGGATCCCGAGTTACGTGCTAGATTAGCTGATactttaaagaaataa
- the SUI3 gene encoding translation initiation factor eIF2 subunit beta (similar to Saccharomyces cerevisiae SUI3 (YPL237W); ancestral locus Anc_6.264), translating to MSSDLAAELGFDPTLKKKKKSKKVATENCDETASDKPATESNEDDLFAGMKKKKKKSKSTSKSADAINGEIDEASEALGELSLKKKKKKKTKEANLDEFEKELAKAGVVVDENKEETPSNESTLQEDIGLPYQDLLSRFFTILRANNPELAGDRSGPKFKIPPPVCLRDGKKTIFANIEDISEKLQRSTEHLIQYLFAELGTSGSVDGQKRLVIKGKFQSKQMESVLRRYIMEYVTCKTCKSINTELKKEQSNRLFFLVCKSCGSTRSVSSIKTGFQATVGKRRKM from the coding sequence ATGTCCAGTGATCTAGCAGCTGAATTGGGGTTTGATCCAACcttaaagaagaagaagaagtcAAAGAAGGTAGCTACAGAAAACTGCGATGAAACTGCTTCTGACAAGCCAGCCACAGAAtcaaatgaagatgatttatttgctggtatgaagaaaaagaagaagaagtcTAAGTCAACTTCTAAGAGCGCTGATGCTATTAACGGTGAAATTGATGAAGCCTCTGAAGCTTTGGGCGAATTAAgtttaaagaagaaaaagaagaagaagactAAGGAAGCTAATCtagatgaatttgaaaaagagTTGGCTAAAGCTGgtgttgttgttgatgaaaataaagaagaaactCCATCTAATGAATCTACTTTGCAAGAAGATATAGGTCTACCATAccaagatttattatctaGATTTTTCACTATTTTAAGAGCTAACAACCCTGAATTAGCGGGCGATAGATCAGGTCctaaattcaaaattccACCACCAGTTTGTTTGCGTGATGGTAAGAAAACTATTTTTGctaatattgaagatattTCAGAAAAATTGCAAAGATCTACTGaacatttaattcaatatttatttgctGAATTAGGTACCTCAGGTTCTGTTGATGGTCAAAAGAGATTAGTTATCAAAGGTAAGTTTCAATCTAAACAAATGGAAAGTGTTTTAAGAAGGTATATTATGGAATATGTTACATGTAAGACTTGTAAGAGTATTAACACTGAATTGAAGAAAGAACAATCTAATAGACTGTTCTTCTTGGTCTGTAAGAGTTGTGGTTCTACCAGATCTGTTTCCTCTATTAAGACCGGTTTCCAAGCTACTGTCGGTAAGAGAAGAAAGATGTAA